The window CAAAGGGCTGCGGATTCGCGGGGTACTGTCGGAACTGGACGTCGGCCCATGGCAGGACCTGGTGAGCAAATATGCCGGGCAAGACCCCGGCGGTAGCGCCAAACAGTTGCTCAGCAGTGCGGATTTCAAGGTCGGCAAGCTCAGCGCCCTCGGCACCACACTGGATCAGGCCTCGGTGCAGTTGACGCGCAAACCAAGCGCCTGGGCCTTGCAGCTCGACAGTCAGCAGGCCAAGGGCAGCGCCAGCATTCCCGATGCGAAAGCCGCGCCGATGGTGATCAACCTGCAATACGTGCGGTTGCCGGCACCTGACCCACAGGTCCTGGCCGACGAGAACTCACCGGATCCACTGGCCTCGGTAGATCCGACGAAGATTCCGGCGCTGGATATCACCATCAACCAGTTGTTCCAGGGTAACGACCTGGTCGGCGGCTGGTCATTGAAAATTCGTCCGACGGCCAAAGGCATTGCCTTCAATTCGCTGGACATGGGACTGAAGGGCATTCTGTTGCAGGGCAGCAGTGGCTGGGAAGGCGTACCGGGTGCCAGCACCAGCTTTTTCAAGGGTCGGGCCAGCGGCAAGAACCTCGCGGATGTGCTCAAGGGCTGGGGCTTTGCGCCGAGCGTTACCAGCCAGGAGTTCCACATGGATGTCGACGGCCGCTGGCCCGGTTCACCGGCGTGGCTGGCAACAAAACGCTTCTCTGGCACCCTTGATGCGTCGCTCAACGAAGGCCAGTTTGTCGAGGTCGAAGGCAGTGCCCAGGCGTTGCGGGTATTCGGCCTGCTCAACTTCAACTCCATCGGCCGGCGTTTGCGCCTGGACTTCTCCGACCTGTTCGGCAAGGGCCTGAGTTATGACCGGGTCAAAGGCCTGCTGGTGGCGACCAATGGCGTGTACGTCACCAAGGAGCCGATCCGCCTGACCGGCCCGTCGAGCACCATTGAACTGGACGGTACCCTGAACATGGTGGCTGATCAGATCGATGCGAAACTGCTGGTGACCTTGCCCGTGACCAACAATCTGCCGATTGCTGCACTGATCGTCGGCGCACCGGCCATCGGTGGTGCGCTGTTCCTGATCGACAAGTTGATTGGTGACCGCGTGTCCCGCTTTGCCAGCGTGAAGTACACCGTCAAGGGACCGTGGAAAGAACCGAAAATCACCTTCGACAAACCTTTTTGAAAACCCATTCTCCAAACCTATGGAGTAGCATGGCCGTATGTGTAGGAGCTGCCGCAGGCTGCGATCTTTTGACGTTAAAGATCAAAAGATCGCAGCCTCGTTTCACTCGACAGCGCCTACAGGTTTGCGTTGATTTCAGATAAGGATTGGCCATGTCTTTTGCGGTGATTCAAATGATCAGCCAGAGCGATGTGCTGGCCAATCTGGCCCAGGCCCGGCGTTTGCTCGAACAGGCAGCGAGTGCCGGGGCGAAGCTTGCCGTACTGCCGGAAAACTTCGCCGCCATGGGCCGTCGCGACGTCGCCGACATCGGGCGCGCCGAAGCCTTGGGCGAAGGCCCGATCCTGCCGTGGTTGAAACAGACTGCACGCGACCTCAAGTTATGGATTGTGGCCGGCACGTTGCCGTTGCCGCCGGTGGACCAACCGACGGCCAAGTCGCATGCCTGCTCGCTGTTGATCAATGATCAGGGCGAAACGGTGGCGCGCTACGACAAGTTGCATCTGTTCGATGTCGATGTCGCGGACAATCGCGGCCGTTATCGCGAATCCGATGACTATGCTTATGGCAGTGGAGTGGTAGTGGCTGATACGCCGGTGGGCCGGGTTGGCCTGACGGTCTGTTATGACCTGCGCTTCCCGGAGCTGTACAGCGAGCTGCGTGCGGCCGGTGCGGAACTGATTACCGCGCCGTCGGCCTTTACCGCCGTGACCGGCGCAGCGCACTGGGATGTGCTGATTCGCGCGCGGGCCATCGAGACGCAATGTTATGTGCTCGCGGCCGCCCAGGGCGGGACGCATCCGGGCCCTCGGGAAACCTGGGGGCATGCGGCAATCGTCGACCCGTGGGGGCGAGTGCTGGCGCAACAGGATCAAGGCGAGGCCGTGCTGCTGGCCGAACGCGATAGCAGCGAACAGGCGTCCATACGGGCGCGGATGCCGGTGTCCAGTCACCGGCGCTTTTTCTCGCAGGGCGCCCAGCGACCTGCATCAGAACGACGAATTTAAGGCGTAAAGCATATGAGCGAGTTGTTGTCCTCAGTCAGTGAACACCTCCTGGCGCCTGGCGGCGTAACGATCGAAAGCTTGCAAGGTGTGCTCGGCGACCTGGCCGGCCCGGGCATCGATGCCGCGGACCTGTATTTCCAGGGGCAGATTTCCGAGTCGTGGGCGCTGGAAGACGGCATCGTCAAGGAAGGCAGTTTCAACCTCGACCAAGGCGTCGGCGTGCGCGCTCAATCGGGTGAGAAAACCGGTTTTGCCTACAGCAATGCCATCACGTTGGAAGCGTTGGGCGCGGCGGCCCGTGCTGCCCGTTCGATTTCCCGCGCCGGCCAGAATGGCACCGTGCAGGCGTTCACCACTCAGGATGTGGCGCAGCTGTACGCGCCGGACAATCCTCTGGAAGTGCTGACCCGTGCCGAAAAAGTCGATCTGCTCAAGCGCGTCGATGCCGCTACTCGCGCGCTTGACCCACGTATCCAGCAAGTCACCGTGAGCATGGCCGGTGTCTGGGAACGAATTCTGGTGGCGTCCACCGATGGTGGTCTGGCGGCGGATGTGCGGCCGCTGGTGCGCTTCAACGTCAGTGTGATCGTCGAGCAGAACGGTCGCCGTGAGCGTGGCGGCCATGGCGGTGGCGGGCGTACCGATTACCGTTATTTCCTCGCCGAAGACCGCGCCATGGGCTATGCCCGTGAAGCGCTGCGCCAGGCGCTGGTCAATCTCGAAGCGATCCCTGCGCCGGCAGGTACGTTGCCGGTAGTGCTGGGTTCCGGTTGGTCCGGCGTGCTGCTGCACGAAGCGGTCGGCCACGGTCTGGAAGGCGACTTCAACCGCAAGGGCAGTTCGGCCTACAGCGGGCGCATGGGCGAGATGGTGGCCTCCAAGCTGTGCACCATCGTCGATGACGGCACGCTGTCGGGCCGTCGCGGCTCGTTGAGCGTCGACGACGAAGGTACACCGACCGAGTGCACAACGCTGATCGAGAACGGCGTACTCAAGGGCTACATGCAGGACAAGCTCAATGCCCGACTGATGGGCGTGGCCCGCACCGGTAACGGCCGTCGCGAATCGTACGCGCACCTGCCGATGCCGCGCATGACCAACACCTACATGCTCGCCGGCGAAAGCGATCCGGAAGAAATCATCGCCTCGGTGAAGCGCGGCATCTACTGCGCCAACCTCGGCGGTGGTCAGGTGGATATCACCAGTGGCAAGTTCGTGTTCTCCACCAGTGAGGCGTACCTGATCGAGGACGGCAAGATTACCGCGCCGGTCAAAGGTGCAACGTTGATCGGCAACGGCCCGGAAGCCATGAGCAAAGTGTCGATGGTCGGCAACGATCTGGCGCTGGACAGTGGTGTGGGGACGTGTGGCAAGGATGGGCAGTCGGTGCCGGTGGGTGTCGGCCAGCCAACGCTGAAGATTGATGCGATCACCGTGGGTGGCACGGGTTCGTAAGAATGTACAACTCCTGTAGGAGCTGCCGCAGGCTGCGATCTTTGCTTCTTAAAAGATCAAAAGATCGCAGCCTTCGGCAGCTCCTGCAGGGGGCGAGATTTAACGCAGACCGCGTTGAGTCTCGTCCAGCTCACGGATGTACTTGAAGATTTTACGGCTGGAAGCAGGAGGCTTGTTTTGCGCAACCTCGTGCTGGGCCTGACGGATCAGGGAGCGCAATTGCTGACGATCGGCCTCCGGGTAGTCGACAACGAACTTCTCCAGGACGCCGTCGTCGCCTGCGATCAAGCGATCGCGCCAGCGTTCCAGGCCATGGAAGCGTTCGTTGTACTGGCGAGTGGAGGCATCGAGTTGATCGAGCAGAACCAGAATCGCGTCAGTGTCCTGATCGCGCATCAGTTTGCCGATGAACTGGAGATGCCGTTTACGCGCGATGTTCGCGGTGTGCTTGGGCGCATCGGCCAGGGCCCGGCGCAAAGCGTCGGTCAACGGCAGTTTGCCAAGCAAGTCAGGCTTGAGCGTTGTAAGGCGCTCGCCGAGGTCAACCAGAGCATGCAGCTCGCGTTTGACCTGGGATTTGCTTTTTTCTCCCGTATCGAGGGAGTCGTCGTAAGAATCAACCATGGTGGCAGTCCGCAAAGAAACGCCGCCATGATAACCAGTCGGGGGCCGCTTGTCCGGCCCGGTCGCTCGATGACCGTTACCGAAAGCAGAATTTGAGTGGAGAACAGCATGAGTGCAGTTGAAAGCGTCGGCCCACAAGCATTGCCGGCACTGCAGGAGCAAGTCGAGCAGATCATCGCTGAAGCCAAGCGTCAGGGCGCCAGTGCCTGTGAAGTGGCGGTGTCCCTGGAGCAGGGCCTGTCGACTTCGGTGCGCCAGCGTGAAGTCGAAACCGTCGAATTCAATCGTGATCAGGGTTTCGGCATCACCTTGTATGTCGGCCAGCGCAAAGGCTCGGCCAGCACGTCGGCCAGTGGTCCGGACGCCATTCGTGAAACGGTTGCTGCTGCATTGGCAATCGCCAAGCACACCTCGGAAGACGAGGCCTCGGGCCTGGCGGACGCGGCGCTGATGGCGCGTGACGTGCAGGACTACGACCTGTTCCACCAATGGGATATCACCCCGGAGCAAGCCATCGAACAGGCACTGGCTTGCGAAGCGGCGGCGTTTGCCGCCGACAGCCGGATCAAGAACGCCGACGGCACCACCCTCAGCACCCACCAGGGCTGCCGTGTCTACGGCAACAGCCACGGTTTTATCGGCGGCTATGCATCGACCCGACACAGCCTGAGTTGCGTGATGATCGCCGAGGCCGACGGCCAGATGCAGCGCGATTACTGGTACGACGTGAACCGTCAGGGCAATTTGCTGGCGGATCCGGTGAGCATCGGCCAAAAAGCCGCGCAACGGGCGGCCAGCCGTCTTGGTGCGCGTCCTGTACCGACCTGCGAAGTGCCGGTGTTGTTTTCCGCGGAGTTGGCCGGTGGCTTGTTCGGCAGTTTCCTCTCGGCGATTTCCGGTGGCAGCCTGTATCGCAAGTCGTCGTTCCTCGAAGGCACGCTGGGCCAGAAGCTGTTCCCTGAGTGGCTGACCATCGACGAGCGTCCGCACCTGATGCGTGCCATGGGCAGTGCGGGGTTCGATGGCGATGGTCTGGCGACCTATGCCAAACCGTTCGTCGAAAAAGGCGAGCTGGTGTCGTACATCCTCGGCACCTATTCCGGGCGCAAACTCGGCATGCCGAGCACCGCCAATGCCGGCGGCGTGCACAACCTGTTCGTCACCCATGGCGATGAAGACCAGGCAGCTTTGTTGCGTCGCATGGGCCGTGGTTTGCTGGTGACCGAACTGATGGGCCAGGGCCTGAACATGGTGACCGGCGATTACTCCCGCGGCGCGGCGGGCTACTGGGTCGAGAACGGTGAAATCCAGTTCGCGGTCCAGGAAGTGACCATCGCCGGCAACATGCGCGACATGTTCAAGCAGATCGTTGCGGTGGGTAATGACCTGGAGTTGCGCAGCAACATTCGCACAGGTTCCGTGTTGATCGAGCGGATGACGGTGGCGGGTAGCTAAGTCCAGACCGCTGTAAAAAAAGGCGCGCCACCCATTGGGTGGCGCGCCTTTTTTATTGGCCTTGCCCCAATCCCCTGTAGGAGCACGGCTTGCCGGCGATGGCGGCGCATCAGGCGGCATCAATGTTGAATGTCAGTCCGCAATCGCGAGCAAGCTTTGCTCCTACAGCTTGTTTTGCTTCTCATTATCATCTAATAATAAATCTCATTACCGAATGAGCCCCGGATCATGAGTTCTGCCTTGCACGAGCAGCCGTACCTCGAAAGCTGGCGCTGGATGAGTCGCCAGATCCGTTGCGCGATGAACCCCGACGAACCTCGCCTGATCGACCACTACCTGGCCGAAGGCCGGTATCTGGCTTGTTGCACGGCAACCTCATCCTGGACCATCGCCGAAACTTCCTTCCGCTTGTTGCTCGACACCGCCGCCGATGTCGCGCTGCCCTGGCACTGGCGCACTTACTGCCTGGACCAGGCGTGGCGTCCGCTGCGCGAACTCGAACGCCTCTCTTTGTGCAAGTGCCGCCTCAAGCGCTGGCAGAGCTACACCTGGCAACTGGCGACCTGCGAGTTACAGCCCTCGATTCCCCTAACTGAACTGGTGCAAGGATTTACAGATGACCAAGACACGTATTGAGCGCGACAGCATGGGCGAACTTCAGGTCCCGGAAGACGCCCTTTACGGCGCACAAACCCAGCGTGCGGTGGATAACTTTCCCATCAGCGGCAAACCGATGCCCGTGCAGTTCATCCGCGCGTTGATCCTGGCCAAGGCCGCCGCCGCCCGCGCCAACATCGAACTCAAGCAGATCAGCGAAGCCCAGGGCAAAGCCATCGCTGATGCGGCTCAAGGTCTGCTCGAAGGCGATTTCATGCAGCACTTCCCGGTGGATATCTTCCAGACCGGTTCCGGCACCAGTTCCAACATGAACGCCAACGAAGTGATTGCCACCTTGGCCAGCCGTCTGCTCGGCGAACCGGTGAACCCGAACGATCACGTCAACTGCGGCCAAAGCAGCAACGACATCATTCCGACCACCATCCACGTCAGCGCGGCGCTGGCATTGCACGAGCAGTTGCTGCCGGCCCTGACCGGTCTGGTGCAGGTGATCGAGCGCAAGGCTGAGGAAGTCCATCACCACGTCAAAACCGGCCGCACCCACTTGATGGACGCCATGCCGGTGCGCATGAGCCAGGTCCTCAATGGCTGGGCGCAACAGCTCAAGGCCAACATCGTCCTTTTGCAGGGCTTGCAGCCAAGCCTGCAATCGTTGGCCCAGGGCGGCACGGCAGTGGGTACCGGCGTCAATGCGCATCCCGAATTCGCCGCGCGTTTCAGCCAGCAGCTGAGCAAGATGACCCAGGTTCAATTTACGCCGGGCGTGGATCTGTTTGCGCTGATCGGTTCCCAGGACACCGCCGTTGCCGTCTCCGGTCAGCTCAAGGCCACCGCCGTATCGCTGATGAAAATCGCCAACGACCTGCGCTGGATGAACTCCGGCCCATTGGCCGGCTTGGGCGAAATCGAGCTGGAAGCCTTGCAACCGGGTTCTTCGATCATGCCTGGCAAGGTCAACCCGGTGATCCCGGAAGCCACTGCCATGGTCGCTGCCCAAGTGATCGGCAACGACACGGTGATCACCATCGCCGGTCAGTCGGGCAACTTCGAACTGAACGTGATGCTGCCGATCATCGCCCAGAACCTGCTGAGCAGCATTGAGTTGTTGGCCAATTCCAGCCGTTTGTTGGGCGAAAAGGCCATCGCCAGCTTCAAGGTCAATGAAGACCGCATCAAGCAAGCGTTGTCTCGCAACCCGATTCTGGTGACCGCACTCAACCCGATCATTGGTTACCAGAAAGCCGCCGAAATCGCCAAGAAGGCCTATCAGCAAGGCCGCCCGGTGATCGACGTTGCGCTGGAACACACCGACCTGTCGCGCAGCCAGCTGGAAGAGCTGCTCAACCCGGAAAAACTCACCGCAGGCGGCGTGTAAATTCCCCACCGCTTTGGAGGCTCACCATGGAGCACTGGAAACGCACGATCGAAAGGGCCAATCGCTTTTTCATGTTGGGTGAACTGGTTGATGCTCGCGAGGCTTACTTGCAGGCATTGGCCCTGGCCCAGGTGCTGTTCGAGCGCTGGGCGGATGCCGACGAAGCGGTGGCGGCTTGTGTGATTTCCCATCACAACCTGGCGGACCTGCATCTGCGTCTGAACCAGCCGGAGGAGAGCGCCGAGTACCTGTGCGCCATTCACCAACGGCTGTTGCAGACCATGCAGGACCCGCGACTGTCGCCAGCATTGCGCGAAGCAGCGCTGCGCCAGAGCAGCAAAACCTATGTCGAGCTGCTGAATTTCATCAGCGAACACGGCGAATACCCACGCACGCATCGCTTGCTGCACATCGATGCCGCCTCGCCGTCGCAACCCCCTGCGCCTCACCATCATGGAGTCCACTGAAATGGCTTTTACCTTGCCTGCCTTGCCGTATGCCTATGACGCCCTGGAGCCGCACATCGATGCGCAGACCATGGAGACCCACTACACCAAGCACCACCAGACCTATATCAACAACCTGAACGCTGCGGTCGAAGGCACTGAGTTCGCCGAATGGCCGGTGGAGAAACTGGTGGCCGCTGTGCAGCAACTGCCGGAAAAACTCCGCGCGGCGGTGATCAATCAAGGCGGTGGCCACGCCAATCATTCGCTGTTCTGGGAAGTCATGGCGCCTCACTGTGGCGGCAAACCCGAAGGCGCGCTGGCCAGGGCCATCGACGAGCAACTGGGCGGCCTCGACAGTTTCAAAGAGGCTTTCACCAAAGCCGCACTGACCCGATTCGGCAGTGGCTGGGCCTGGTTGAGCGTGACGCCGCAGAAAACGCTGGTCGTGGAAAGCAGCGGTAACCAGGACAGCCCATTGATGAACGGCAATACGCCGATCCTCGGTCTGGATGTGTGGGAGCACGCCTATTACCTGCAATATCAGAACCGCCGCCCGGAATACATCAGCGCGTTCTACAACGTGATCAACTGGCCTGAAGTCGCTGCGCGCTATCAGGCTGCGCTGGTTTAAGTCTTCTAAAAAACAATCCAAGGCTGACTATGGGCACTGAAACACTGGCGATCGGAAGTGGGCGAATGTTTCGTTACGCATTTGGATCGCTGCTTCTGCTGGCGGGCATGAGCTTGTTGGTAGCGCACGGGCTGGAGTGGCTGGATCTGGAACCGAAGCTGTCGCGGGCGTTGCAAGGTGGTGCGATCTGCGCCCTCGGCACCGCGCTTGGGGCGGTGCCGGTGCTGGTGATCCGCCGCATGCCCCAGGCACTCAGCGATTCCTTGCTGGGCTTCGGTGCCGGAGTGATGTTGGCCGCGACGGCGTTTTCGCTGATCGTGCCAGGCATTGCTGCGGCAGAGAACCTTGGCATGACGCCGTGGGCGGCCAGCGGCCTGATCTGCTTTGGCATCATGCTCGGCGCATTCGGCCTGTTTCTGGTGGATCGCAAAGTGTCCGGCGCGTCGCCGGAGATGCTCATTGGCACTGTAGAACACCCGGTGATTCCGCCGCGCATCTGGCTGTTCGTGTTCGCGATCATCGCCCACAATATTCCCGAAGGCATGGCGGTGGGTGTCTCGGCGGGTGGCGGTATGCCGGATGCCGACAGTTTGGCGATGGGCATTGCCTTGCAGGATGTGCCGGAGGGATTGGTGATTGCCTTGGTGCTGGCCGGGGCAGGGATGTCGCGGTTCAAGGCGTTCCTGATCGGTGCTGCTTCAGGTTTGGTCGAACCGGTGTTCGCGTTGTTGTGCGCGTGGCTCGTCAGCCTGGCCGAACTGTTGTTGCCTTTGGGGCTGGCCTTGGCGGCCGGGGCCATGTTGCTGGTGGTCACCCACGAAGTCATTCCTGAGTCGCGTCGACACGGTCATGACAAACTGGCCAGCCTTGGGTTGCTGGTCGGGTTCTGTTTGATGATGGTGATGGATACCGCGCTCGCTTAGGCGAGCGCTTATTCGCCTTCGTCGAAGTAGTTGTTGATCAGGGCCACCAGCGCGTCCAGTGCTTCCTGCTCCTGCTCGCCTTCCGTACTCAGATGAATTTTTGTGCCCTTGCCGGCAGCGAGCATCATCATGGCCATGATGCTTTTGCCGTCGACTGTAGTCTCTGGTGTGCGTCCGACCCTGATCGTGCAGTCCTTGAACTGACCGGCAACTCCAACGAATTTTGCAGACGCCCGAGCGTGCAGGCCCAGCTTGTTGATGATTTCGATTTCCAGAGCAGGCATCGCGATGTGAATCCTTTAGCTGAGGTCGCGGTGGCGGACCTGGACGTTCTTCAGGGATTGCTGCAGGGTCTTGCCCAGGCGTTCGGTCAGGTAGACGGAGCGGTGATGCCCGCCGGTACAACCGATTGCAATGGTGACATAAGCACGGTTACTGGCGGCAAACCGGGGTAACCATTTAAGCAGGTACGCGGAAATGTCCTGGAACATCTCCTCGACATCCGGTTGTGCCGCCAGGTACTCGGCAACCGGTTGATCAAGCCCGGACTGCGCGCGCAGTTCCGGCTTCCAGTAGGGATTGGGCAGGCAACGCACGTCGAACACCAGATCGGCGTCGACCGGCATGCCACGCTTGAAGCCGAAAGACTCGATCAGGAAAGCCGTGCCGGGCTCCGGCTGGTTCAGCAGGCGCAACTTGATGGTATCGCCCAACTGATACAAGTTCAGGTTAGTCGTGTCTACCTTGAGGTCGGCCAGGTCGGCAATCGGTCCGAGCAGGCTGGTTTCATCGTTGATCGCCTCGGCCAGTGAGCGATTGGGGCTGCTCAGCGGGTGGCGACGACGGGTTTCCGAAAAGCGTTTGAGCAGGGTTTCCGCGTCGGCATCCAGGTACAGGACATCGCACTGGATGTGCCGGCTGCGGACTTCTTCCAGCAGCTCTGGAAACCGCGACAGATGGCTGGGCAGGTTGCGTGCATCGATGGACACGGCTACCAGCGGCTGTGACAGCTCAGTGTGGATAAGCGCACGTTCAGCCAATTCCGGCAGTAACCCGGCAGGCAAGTTGTCGATGCAGTAGTAACCGTTGTCCTCAAGAACATCGAGGGCGGTACTTTTACCTGAGCCGGAGCGACCGCTGACGATGATCAAGCGCATGATTAATGACCGTTTTGCTCGTCCAGGACAACCTGATACAAGGCTTCATTACTCGGGGCGCTGCGCAGTTTTTCGCGCACTTCCTTGCGGTCGAGCATGCTGGCGATCTGGCGTAACAGTTCCAGGTGCGCATCGGTAGCGGCTTCCGGGACCAGTAGAACGAACAACAGGTCAACCGGTGCACCATCGATGGCGTCGAAATCGATAGGGGCGTCAAGGTGCATCAAGGCACTGATGGGCGCATTACAGCCCTTGAGACGGCAGTGGGGGATGGCGATGCCGTTGCCAAAACCGGTTGAACCGAGTTTTTCACGGGCGACCAGGCTCTCGAAGACATCCTGCATGGCCAGATCCGGCACTTCGCGATGGATGAGGTTGGCAATTTGCTCGAGGGCTTTCTTTTTACTGCCGCCCGGCACGTTCACCAGGGAACGGCCGGGGGTCAGGATGCTTTCAAGTCGGATCATGGGTAGGGAGTGTTAACGACCGGTAGCGCCCTGGAGGAGGCTCTGGGTCTTTTCCTTATGCTTTTTGAGTTGTTTATCCAGCTTGTCGGTCAGTGCGTCGATCGCCGCGTACATATCGGTATGTTCCGCGTTGGCGACCACTTCATTGCCGGGAATATGCAGCGTGGCTTCGATTTTCTGCTTGAGCTTTTCGACCGTCATCGTGACCTGCACGTTGGTGATCTTGTCGAAATGCCTCTCTAATCGTTCGAGTTTTTCGCCGATGTAAGTGCGAAGAGGTTCGGTCACTTCCAGTTGGTGTCCACTGATGTTGACTTGCATACAGCTTCTCCTTCGTTGCCAGTGCATAAAGCGGCAGACCAGATGATCTGCCACTGGAACGCTGTGGCGTGGCTCTACATCAACCGCTTGCGTTCGCTC of the Pseudomonas sp. MAG733B genome contains:
- the raiA gene encoding ribosome-associated translation inhibitor RaiA, which codes for MQVNISGHQLEVTEPLRTYIGEKLERLERHFDKITNVQVTMTVEKLKQKIEATLHIPGNEVVANAEHTDMYAAIDALTDKLDKQLKKHKEKTQSLLQGATGR
- the yjgA gene encoding ribosome biogenesis factor YjgA, with translation MVDSYDDSLDTGEKSKSQVKRELHALVDLGERLTTLKPDLLGKLPLTDALRRALADAPKHTANIARKRHLQFIGKLMRDQDTDAILVLLDQLDASTRQYNERFHGLERWRDRLIAGDDGVLEKFVVDYPEADRQQLRSLIRQAQHEVAQNKPPASSRKIFKYIRELDETQRGLR
- the pmbA gene encoding metalloprotease PmbA is translated as MSAVESVGPQALPALQEQVEQIIAEAKRQGASACEVAVSLEQGLSTSVRQREVETVEFNRDQGFGITLYVGQRKGSASTSASGPDAIRETVAAALAIAKHTSEDEASGLADAALMARDVQDYDLFHQWDITPEQAIEQALACEAAAFAADSRIKNADGTTLSTHQGCRVYGNSHGFIGGYASTRHSLSCVMIAEADGQMQRDYWYDVNRQGNLLADPVSIGQKAAQRAASRLGARPVPTCEVPVLFSAELAGGLFGSFLSAISGGSLYRKSSFLEGTLGQKLFPEWLTIDERPHLMRAMGSAGFDGDGLATYAKPFVEKGELVSYILGTYSGRKLGMPSTANAGGVHNLFVTHGDEDQAALLRRMGRGLLVTELMGQGLNMVTGDYSRGAAGYWVENGEIQFAVQEVTIAGNMRDMFKQIVAVGNDLELRSNIRTGSVLIERMTVAGS
- a CDS encoding carbon-nitrogen hydrolase family protein → MSFAVIQMISQSDVLANLAQARRLLEQAASAGAKLAVLPENFAAMGRRDVADIGRAEALGEGPILPWLKQTARDLKLWIVAGTLPLPPVDQPTAKSHACSLLINDQGETVARYDKLHLFDVDVADNRGRYRESDDYAYGSGVVVADTPVGRVGLTVCYDLRFPELYSELRAAGAELITAPSAFTAVTGAAHWDVLIRARAIETQCYVLAAAQGGTHPGPRETWGHAAIVDPWGRVLAQQDQGEAVLLAERDSSEQASIRARMPVSSHRRFFSQGAQRPASERRI
- the rapZ gene encoding RNase adapter RapZ, producing the protein MRLIIVSGRSGSGKSTALDVLEDNGYYCIDNLPAGLLPELAERALIHTELSQPLVAVSIDARNLPSHLSRFPELLEEVRSRHIQCDVLYLDADAETLLKRFSETRRRHPLSSPNRSLAEAINDETSLLGPIADLADLKVDTTNLNLYQLGDTIKLRLLNQPEPGTAFLIESFGFKRGMPVDADLVFDVRCLPNPYWKPELRAQSGLDQPVAEYLAAQPDVEEMFQDISAYLLKWLPRFAASNRAYVTIAIGCTGGHHRSVYLTERLGKTLQQSLKNVQVRHRDLS
- a CDS encoding HPr family phosphocarrier protein translates to MPALEIEIINKLGLHARASAKFVGVAGQFKDCTIRVGRTPETTVDGKSIMAMMMLAAGKGTKIHLSTEGEQEQEALDALVALINNYFDEGE
- a CDS encoding FagA protein encodes the protein MSSALHEQPYLESWRWMSRQIRCAMNPDEPRLIDHYLAEGRYLACCTATSSWTIAETSFRLLLDTAADVALPWHWRTYCLDQAWRPLRELERLSLCKCRLKRWQSYTWQLATCELQPSIPLTELVQGFTDDQDTY
- a CDS encoding superoxide dismutase encodes the protein MAFTLPALPYAYDALEPHIDAQTMETHYTKHHQTYINNLNAAVEGTEFAEWPVEKLVAAVQQLPEKLRAAVINQGGGHANHSLFWEVMAPHCGGKPEGALARAIDEQLGGLDSFKEAFTKAALTRFGSGWAWLSVTPQKTLVVESSGNQDSPLMNGNTPILGLDVWEHAYYLQYQNRRPEYISAFYNVINWPEVAARYQAALV
- the tldD gene encoding metalloprotease TldD, coding for MSELLSSVSEHLLAPGGVTIESLQGVLGDLAGPGIDAADLYFQGQISESWALEDGIVKEGSFNLDQGVGVRAQSGEKTGFAYSNAITLEALGAAARAARSISRAGQNGTVQAFTTQDVAQLYAPDNPLEVLTRAEKVDLLKRVDAATRALDPRIQQVTVSMAGVWERILVASTDGGLAADVRPLVRFNVSVIVEQNGRRERGGHGGGGRTDYRYFLAEDRAMGYAREALRQALVNLEAIPAPAGTLPVVLGSGWSGVLLHEAVGHGLEGDFNRKGSSAYSGRMGEMVASKLCTIVDDGTLSGRRGSLSVDDEGTPTECTTLIENGVLKGYMQDKLNARLMGVARTGNGRRESYAHLPMPRMTNTYMLAGESDPEEIIASVKRGIYCANLGGGQVDITSGKFVFSTSEAYLIEDGKITAPVKGATLIGNGPEAMSKVSMVGNDLALDSGVGTCGKDGQSVPVGVGQPTLKIDAITVGGTGS
- a CDS encoding class II fumarate hydratase, translating into MTKTRIERDSMGELQVPEDALYGAQTQRAVDNFPISGKPMPVQFIRALILAKAAAARANIELKQISEAQGKAIADAAQGLLEGDFMQHFPVDIFQTGSGTSSNMNANEVIATLASRLLGEPVNPNDHVNCGQSSNDIIPTTIHVSAALALHEQLLPALTGLVQVIERKAEEVHHHVKTGRTHLMDAMPVRMSQVLNGWAQQLKANIVLLQGLQPSLQSLAQGGTAVGTGVNAHPEFAARFSQQLSKMTQVQFTPGVDLFALIGSQDTAVAVSGQLKATAVSLMKIANDLRWMNSGPLAGLGEIELEALQPGSSIMPGKVNPVIPEATAMVAAQVIGNDTVITIAGQSGNFELNVMLPIIAQNLLSSIELLANSSRLLGEKAIASFKVNEDRIKQALSRNPILVTALNPIIGYQKAAEIAKKAYQQGRPVIDVALEHTDLSRSQLEELLNPEKLTAGGV
- a CDS encoding ZIP family metal transporter; its protein translation is MGTETLAIGSGRMFRYAFGSLLLLAGMSLLVAHGLEWLDLEPKLSRALQGGAICALGTALGAVPVLVIRRMPQALSDSLLGFGAGVMLAATAFSLIVPGIAAAENLGMTPWAASGLICFGIMLGAFGLFLVDRKVSGASPEMLIGTVEHPVIPPRIWLFVFAIIAHNIPEGMAVGVSAGGGMPDADSLAMGIALQDVPEGLVIALVLAGAGMSRFKAFLIGAASGLVEPVFALLCAWLVSLAELLLPLGLALAAGAMLLVVTHEVIPESRRHGHDKLASLGLLVGFCLMMVMDTALA
- the ptsN gene encoding PTS IIA-like nitrogen regulatory protein PtsN gives rise to the protein MIRLESILTPGRSLVNVPGGSKKKALEQIANLIHREVPDLAMQDVFESLVAREKLGSTGFGNGIAIPHCRLKGCNAPISALMHLDAPIDFDAIDGAPVDLLFVLLVPEAATDAHLELLRQIASMLDRKEVREKLRSAPSNEALYQVVLDEQNGH